The sequence gagaagaggaagagaagacaacgggagaagaggagaatagagggggagaagagagactggtagaagaggagaagagagggggagaagagatggagatgaagagaagagagtgagagaagaggggggagatgagagggggagggggagaagagggggaagaggtgcaGAAGggtggagaaaaggagagggggagaagagtagaaggggagaagagaggtcgagaaggggagaagagaggtggagactgggagaagagagaggggagaagggggagaagaagagaagattagagggggagaagaggataggggtgaagagaaagagagaggagagaagaggagagggggagaagagaagaggagagggggagaagtggAGAAGAGAGCGGGGAGAaggtgggagaagaggagagggggagaagaggagagggatggaagaggagaagagaggggcgagaagggggggaagagagagggggagaagagaagaagagaggtgcagaagggtggagaagaggagagggggagaagagggggtagAAGAGAGGGGTGAAAAGAGGAgtggggggagaagaggagagggatggaagaggagaagagaggggcgagaagggggggaagagagggggagaagaggagagggggagaagggggagaagagaagaggagagggggagaagtggagaagagagggggagaaggtgggagaagaggagagggggagaagggggagcgaggaggagagggggaagagaggagaggagagtcggaaggacaggagagggggaggagatgagagggaggagaagattagaggggagaagagatggagagggggagaaggggatagaaaaggagaagagagggggagaagagaggagagtcgaggagaagagaggggggagaagagatggagagggggagatgaggagaagagaatgagagaagaggggggagatgagagggggagaagggggagaaaaggagaagagagggggagaagagagaaggagaaaagagggggaagaaggggggagaacagagggggagaagaggagaagagagggggagaagaggagaggggagaagtggagaagagatggggagaagagatggagagggggagaagaggagaagagtgagagaagaggagagggatggaagaggagaagagaagggtgagaagggggagagagagggggaggcgaggagaggagagtcggaaggacaggagaggggagagaagtgaaggggtgggagaagagaggggtagaagaggatagggataagagaggagaggagaagagaggagaggggcagaagaggagagggggagaggagaagaagagaattgggagaagaggaaggggagaggagaggggaggggaggagaggggcagaAGAGGGGGAGAACAGAAGAGGAAAGGGGAAGacgagtagagaggagaggagaggagaggagaggagaggagaggagaggggagggaggagaggggagaggagaggggaggggaggagaggggagaagagggggagaacagaagaggagaggggaagacgagtagagaggagaggagaggagaggagaggagaggagaggagaggagaggagaggagaggagaggagaggagaggagatgggaggggaggggataggggcagaagaggagaagagaggggaaagtcactgagctcttcattaaggccattctactgccaatgtttgtctatggagattgcatggctgagtGCTTGATTTATACATCTGTCAGGAAGGGGAGTGGCTGAaatagaatccactaatttgaaggggtgtccacatacttttgtatatatagtgtatgtacacATGGGTGTTGTTGCACCATACCAACGATAAGCCTGTCTTCCCCATCACATCATGAAAGATCATGTTGATGTTCATttatcctctgtctctctcttcctctgactcctccttttctcctttgtttctctctatctctctgtctctttctctctctttctcctctgtctctctctttctcctcagatCTCCAGGCTCAAAGCGTCAGTCCACCAGGTAGGTAGAGTATAAATCTACAGTGATTATAGCAGTTCAATAttagtcaactttattatcccacaTGGAGAAATTCATGTGTCCATACAAACCATTCTAAACCCCAATAACAAGTAGTGTTTTATGGAACTACTAATACTTGTCAACCACAAAGCACTACTGCTGTTAGAATAACAGAATCACTGTCATCATCTGTCCTCACcactgtgttttcctctctgctgtTTACAGCTGAACTCTCATTCAGACTGGTGAATGGAACCACTTCCTGTTCTGGGACAGTGGAAGTCTTCTCCAGAGGAGAGTGGTCAGGTCTATGTACTGGGTGGTGGGACATGATGAGAGAGGTTAAGGTTGCATGTAGAGATCTGGACTGTGGGAATCCTGTATGTGAATCTAGAAGACCTCTGGTTGAAGATGGAAGAGGAATCTCACTATTTAGTTGTAGTGGAGATGCGTCTTCTATTagacagtgtgacatcacagtagGACGTGGTGACTGTGATGGTGAATATTATCATCATGTGACCTGTTCAGGTAAGAGACTGGTCATATTGagagatttatttatacattATACAATATTACCATGTATCATGTTTTAtgtgtttttatttcatttaaatagagggagagatgtcAGATGTATTTAAACATTATATTTGTGTTTGTCATATTGGTTTATGGGAGATGTTCATGGGCAGATCATTGTAGTTCAGATGGTACTGGAGTGAAGCTGACTGATGGATGTCCAGCTGTTTATTTTCTATAAAGTGAAGTGAACTTattcctgtctcctgcctgcaTTATTCCCAACCCTATCCTGAGTGACTAAGAACCCATTTCTACCTCTTACAGTATCAAACACAGCAAACTACAATCTTTTATCCAACATATTTGTGTTTAGTCCTTGACAGTGTCATCAACAAAACTGATTGAATGTTCAACCAAGTCTTTTTCTCCAGAGTCTGTGAGGCTTGTGGATGGAGCTGGTCTCTGCTCTGGGAGAGTGGAGGTGAAGTCCAATCAGTCCTGGGCCTCAGTGTGTGAAGCTGACTTTGACCGGCAGGATGCAGAGGTAGTCTGTGGGGAGCTTGGCTGTGGGGCTCCTGCAGCTCTACAGGGGGGGCTCTATGGAGAAGGTGAGGGTCAGACCTGGGATAAAGAGTTCCAGTGTAAAGGCAAAGAGTCCCTTCTCCTGGACTGTGACACCTCAGACAGAGAAAACAACACCTGTCTACCTGGTAATGCTGTTGGACTCACCTGCTCAGGTAAGAAACAGTTTGTCACTCAATCAACATTGTTTCTCACCTGGAGTGAAGAATATGAGAGACAATATAGGTGTGTTTTAGTGAGAAAATAGTAagattactgtctctctcttttcttttctcagAGCCTGATGAtgtgaggctggtgggaggaggcaGTCGCTGTGCTGGTGGAGTGGAGCGGTACGACCAGGGAGAGTGGAGGACTGTGGGAGCTGGAGACTGGGCCAGGACACGTGTAGCTGCAGTAGTGTGTAGACAGCTGGGTTGTGGCTCCACTGTTtcagttctacctggaaacaccaCTAGAGGGTTTAGAGTTTCCTGTTTTGGGTCTGAGTCTTCACTGAGGGAGTGTTTCAAAATTTATTATCTCCGTCCTGGATTCACAGTGATCTGCTCAGGTAATAACAAGATATTATAATTATATTCAACTGATTTCCTTCATTCATACAACTTCCTCTGCACCTCTCATGATGACTGTTTAGCTTGTCAGTCTGCTTTACTAAATAGATCACTCAGTCAAGTAGGAATCAAATACAACTTAAATATCCCAGAATGCTTTTGTATTTGAGTGTTATCTCAGTGAACGTCTCTACTCACTACCACTGTCACATGTCATGTTATTGTCATATCTAAATGAGGAAAGTAGTTGAGGAGCTAcgttttctttttctctcctcttgttCCAGATGTCCTGCTTAAGCCTGATATCAACATATGTTGTCTCAGTGACTGTAGGCCCACTACTcatgttgccctgtgagggagggtgGCTAGCACTGTTACATGCTGATGTTATTGTCATATCTATAGGAAACTAGTTGAAGAGGTTTTTCTTGTTCTCTTTTATTGTTACAGATCTCCTGGTCCAGCCTGAAATCTCCCTGACTGACTCAATGGGAGGGGTCTCCAAGGGCCACCAGGGGCCCGAGGTGTTCAGGGGCTACAGCTTCACCATCACCTGCTCCACTCAGCCACAGTACCCAGGAGGCTCCTTCCTCCTCACGTTCACCGGCTCCAACAGAACCCAGACCCAGCCAGCTGTCAATCACTCTGCTGCCTTCCTCTTCCCTGCTGCAGATGACTCCCACCAAGAGAACTACAGATGTATTTATGACAATGATGTTTTCTCTCATAACTTCTCCTCTGAGAGTGAGCTCCTCTCcctcaccatcacaggtaactgAACATGAACCAGACTTATAACTTTGTCATTGACAGATTTCCCACAGATCTATGTGATGATGATCAGTCCCTTCATCAAAGGTGTTTCTTTTTCAGCCTCTCCTCTGCCAGCCTTCATCATCAGACACGTTGTAGTGCTGCTGATCCTACTGACAGGCATCACCACCTCCTACCTGTACTACAAGGTAAAGACATTTACTCAGACGTTACAAGTCATTTCaactagagggagagggagggagagagaatggagataCTAGAGAGTAATTGTCTGACTGTTGGTGTTGTGTCTCCCTAGCCCACCAGGAGGCAGAAGAGAGTGAACAGGGTGAGCAGCATGGATCTTTATGTCAATGCCATGGAGATGGTCTCTCTGAGCTCCAGAGCTGAAGCTGGaccgggagaggagagagcagcccaGGGGACGGAGTAGGAGTATAATGAAGCTGACCCTACATgctgatcttaggtcagttttgTGTTTTAAATGGATGGTCAGCAGTGGACTGGTGTTTAAAATGTGGTGACAAACCTGAAGTGGTTCTAATTTTAATAACAAGTTCAGAATTAGTTCATCTTTCTAGAACCTTGGAAGAAATCTAAAAGGAGTGACTGTAACCACCATTATTCCTTTTAGTTTGGTTTTTACCACCAGagaaacatggggttctgggtaacatggggttctgggtaacatggggttctgggcaacatggggttctgggtaacatggggttctttgtaacatggggttctgggtaacatggggttctgggtaacatggggttctgggtaacatggggttctttgtaacatggggttctgggtaaaattgggttctgggtaacatggggttctgggtaacatggggttttgggtaacatggggttctgggtaacatggggttctttGTAAAATGGGGTTCTGGGTAaaatggggttctgggtaacatggggttctgggtaacatggggttctgggtaacatggggttttgggtaacatggggtatgattcttagattctttatcttatttagtgtcttagattctttatcttatttagtgtctcttagattctttatcttatttagtgtctctcagattctttatcttatttagtgtctcttagattctttatcttatttagtgtctcttagattctttatcttatttagtgtctcttagattctttatcttatttagtgtctcttagattctttatcttgAAGAGTTTCCATTATTAGTCCATGTATTATTATAATCATCTGTTCATTCTTTGTATTTTGAAACATTTTTTAATAAAggggtttgttgttgttgttgtttacctctcatgatgttgttgattaaaaatgttattatattgattattgattatgatGTAGATTATTGTTATGATGTTGTTAGTAATATATAGATAATGATGTTATTGATTATAAATGTTATAATATTGAATATGATGTAGATTATTGTTATGATGTTGTTAGTAGTATATAGATAATGATGTTATTGATTATAAATGTTATtatattgattattgattatgatGTAGATTATTGTTATGATGTTGTTAGTAATATATAGATAATGATGTTATTGATTATAAATGTTATGATATTGATTATGATGTAGATTATTGTTATGATGTTGTTAGTAGTATATAGATAATAATTTAATTGATTATAAATGTTCtgatattgattattgattatgatGTAGATTATTGTTATGATGTTGCTCTCTAAACTGCCATGTAATCAACTGAATGCTTTTTATAAAATGACAGGCtgtcagtcttgtgtgattcccctcttggacagactacaacatacagtatgaattaactgagatcagtcttgtgtgattcccctcttggacagactacaacatacagtatgaattaactgagatcagtcttgtgtgatactcctcttggacagactacaacatacagtatgaattaactgagatcagtcttgtgtgattctcctcttggacagactacaacatacagtatgaattaactgagatcagtcttgtgtgattcccctcttggacagactacaacatacagtatgaattaactgagatcagtcttgtgtgattcccctcttggacagactacaacatacagtatgaattaactgagatcagtcttgtgtgattctcctcttggacagactacaacatacagtatgaattaacatacatttggcaggaggttagtaagtgcatctcagtttccacctcattttgtgggctgtgtgcacatagcctgtcttctcttgagagccaggtaccacctgtatatagtcttgctattgttatgttgctgctgctctttatttacttgttactttcatttcttattcatattttttttaactgcactgttgattgtggctcgtaagtaatacaatttgatttgatttgaggtctgcctacggcggcctttctcaatagcaaggctatgctcactgagtctgtacatagtcaaagctttccttaagtttgggtcagacAAAgttgtcaggtattctgccactgtgtactctctgttcagggctaaataacattctgtgttctctctgttcaggactaaataacattctgtgttctctctgttcagggctaaataacattctgtgttctctctgttcagggctaaataacattctctgttcagggctaaataacattctgtgttctctctgttcagggctaaataacagtctgtgttctctctgttcagggctaaataacattctgtgttctctctgttcagggctaaataacagtctgtgttctctctgttcagggctaaataacattctgtgttctctctgttcagggctaaataacattctgtgttctctctgttcagggctaaataacattctgtgttctctctgttcagggctaaataacattctgtgttctctctgttcagggctaaataacattctgtgttctctctgttcagggctaaataacattctgtgttctctctgttcagggctaaataacattctgtgttctctctgttcagggctaaataacattctgtgttctctctgttcagggctaaataacattctgtgttctctctgttcagggctaaataacattctgtgttctctctgttcagggctaaataacattctgtgttctctctgttcagggctaaataacattctgtgttctctctgttcagggctaaataacattctgtgttctctctgttcagggctaaataacattctgtgttctctctgttcagggctaaataacattctgtgttctctctgttcagggctaaataacattctgtgttctctctgttcagggctaaataacattctgtgttctctctgttcagggctaaataacattctgtgttctctctgttcagggctaaataacattctgtgttctctctgttcaggtctaaataacattctgtgttctctctgttcaggtctaaataacattctgtgttctctctgttcagggctaaataacattctgtgttctctctgttcagggctaaataacattctgtgttctctctgttcagggctaaataacattctgtgttctctctgttcagggctaaataacattctgtgttctctctgttcaggtctaaataacattctgtgttctctctgttcaggtctaaataacattctgtgttctctctgttcagggctaaataacattctgtgttctctctgttcagggctaaataacattctgtgttctctctgttcagggctaaataacattctgtgttctctctgttcagggctaaataacattctgtgttctctctgttcagggctaaataacattctgtgttctctctgttcagggctaaataacattctgtgttctctctgttcagggctaaataacattcggtgttctctctgttcagggctaaataacattcggtgttctctctgttcagggctaaataacattctgtgttctctctgttcagggctaaataacattctgtgttctctctgttcagggctaaataacattctgtgttctctctgttcagggctaaataacattctgtgttctctctgttcagggctaaataacattctgtgttctctctgttcagggctaaataacattctgtgttctctctgttcagggctaaataacattctgtgttctctctgttcagggctaaataacattctgtgttctctctgttcagggctaaataacattctgtgttctctctgttcagggctaaataacattctgtgttctctctgttcagggctaaataacattctgtgttctctctgttcagggctaaataacattctgtgttctctctgttcagggctaaataacattctagtttgctcttttattctttgttaattctttccaatgtgtcaagtaattatctttttgtttattcatgatttggttgtgtcacgtcctgatccttgtaagaggtcattttccatagtagagtggtcagggcgtgacaggtgggtgttttgggtggttttggttttctgtttctatgtggggttttctagatttctatttctatgtttttgttttctatgttttggccaggtatggtttccaatcagaggcagctgtctatcgttgtctctgattggaagccatacttaggcagcctgtttttcatgtgtgggtagttgttttccgtttagtcgAGTGCACactacggaactgttgtcggttgcgttttgttgaagtgttttttcattaaagaaaagagagagcactatacacgctgcgccttgttctcctttagacgacccacgTTACAGGTTGGGTCTAATATgtttgctgtcctggggctctgtggggtctgtttgtgtttgtgaacaaagcCCCAGGTCCAGCTATCTTAGGGgactcttctgtctgtctctctctctctctctgtgtctctcgctcttttcgtctgtctttctgtctctctctctctctgatacacagATGAGGGGCTAATAATAACACCTGCTAATTCAAACAGTGAGAAACTACaaacaaacagaaagagagaagagaagacatcaatgtagttatttatcctccatagactatgatgtattgttgtcctggtgtgtagttatttattctccatagactatgatgtattgttgtcctggtgtgtagttatttatcctccatagactatgatgtattgttgtcctggtgtgtagttatttatcctccatagactatgatgtattgttgtcctggtgtgtagttatttatcctccatagactatgatgtattgttgtcctggtgtgtagttatttatcctccatagactatgatgtattgttgtcctggtgtgtagttatttatcctccatagactatgatgtattgttgtcctggtgtgtagttatttatcctccatagactatgatgtattgttgtcctggtgtgtagttatttatcctccatagactatgatgtattgttgtcctggtatgtagttatttatcctccatagactgtgatgtattgttgtcctggtgtgtagttatttatccacatagactatgatgtattgttgtcctggtgtgtagttatttatcctccatagactatgatgtattgttgtcctggtgtgtagttatttatcctccatagactatgatgtattgttgtcctggtgtgtagttatttatcctccatagactatgatgtattgttgtcctggtgtgtagttatttatcctccatagactatgatgtattgttgtcctggtgtgtagttatttatcctccatagactatgatgtattgttgtcctggtgtgtagttatttatcctccacatagactatgatgtattgttgtcctggtgtgtagttatttatcctccatagactatgatgtattgttgtcctggtgtgtagttatttatcctccatagactatgatgtattgttgtcctggtgtgtagttatttatcctccatagactatgatgtattgttgtcctggtgtgtagttatttatcctccatagactatgatgtattgttgtcctggtgtgtagttatttatcctccatagactatgatgtattgttgtcctggtgtgtagttatttatcctccacatagactatgatgtattgttgtcctggtgtgtagttatttatcctccacatagactatgatgtattgttgtcctggtttgtagttatttatcctccacatagactatgatgtattgttgtcctggtgtgtagttatttatcctccatagactatgatgtattgttgtcctggtgtgtagttatttatccacatagactatgatgtattgttgtcctggtgtgtagttatttatcctccacatagactatgatgtattgttgtcctggtgtgtagttatttatcctccatagactatgatgtattgttgtcctggtgtgtagttatttatcctccacatagactatgatgtattgttgtcctggtgtgtagttatttatcctccatagactatgatgtattgttgtcctggtgtgtagttatttatcctccatagactatgatgtattgttgtcctggtgtgtagttatttatcctccatagactatgatgtattgttgtcctggtgtgtagttatttatcctccatagactatgatgtattgttgtcctggtgtgtagttatttatcctccatagactatgatgtattgttgtcctggtgtgtagttatttatcctccacatagactatgatgtattgttgtcctggtgtgtagttatttatcctccatagactatgatgtattgttgtcctggtgtgtagttatttatcctccacatagaatatgatgtattgttgtcctggtgtgtgtgtgtgtgtgtgtgtgtgtgtgtgtgtgtgtgtgtgtgtgtgtgtgtgtgtgtgtgtgtgtgtgtgtgtgtgtgtgtgtgtgtgtgtgtgtgtgtgtgtgtgtgtgtggtgataggTGGGTTTGCTGTGAGTGTAAATGCAGAGCCAACTACTCCATGTCTGGTCAGGGTCCAGaagtcacccaccaaccctggagagatacagtcacccaccaaccctggagagatacagtcacccaccaaccctggagagatacagtcacccaccaaccctggagagatacagtcacccaccaaccctggagagatacagtcacccaccaaccctggagagatacagtcacccaccaaccctggagagatacagtcacccaccaaccctggagagattcagtcacccaccaaccctggagagatacagtcacccaccaaccctggagagatacagtcacccaccaaccctggagagatacagtcacccaccaaccctggagagatacagtcacccaccaaccctggagagatacagtcacccaccaaccctggagagattcagtcacccaccaaccctggagagatacagtcacccaccaaccctggagagatacagtcacccaccaaccctggagagatgcagtcacccaccaaccctggagagatgcagtcacccaccaaccctggagagatacagtcacccaccaaccctggagagatacagtgacccaccaaccctggagagatacaggccttgcaggattttgttccagaCCACCACTGAAACGCCTGAAGTTAAATTGGCTAATCATAAAGGATTTGATGATATATTGATTGATTGGTATGTGTTGAAGTGGTACTGGGCTGGGAAACGTCTGCATACCTGGTCTGTGccccaataatctctccttcctcccaaagtgtgcacttgttcacttcccttcatggatAGGATTTGACAGGAATTGATTAGTATGGAAACTCATGCTTTAACCTATGCcttcaccaatccaatgcttttacactttatggggagtagtgaacgagtgcacacttcaggaagcAGTAAATACTTTTGGGATGCAGGCCTGGCCCAGGCCAGAGGATCTCCACATTGACCACTTAGCAAAGGGAGCCTATATATTCTGTGGTGCTCTATTCTGGAATATTAACTGGCGTTTGTTGCCCCCTTGTGGAAAGAACCTCttattgatgtggctctctgtaGAGATCTCTGAAGTTTGTACCTCGCAGCACACCGTACACATATTCGAGGTTAAAAGCCTATATTATCATTCTGCAAGCAGCAGGATAATATGCAGGCAGCACAACATCAGATTATTTTCTTCTAAATAAGAGTCCCCCTGCAAAAACAAGATCAACTTTAAGAATATCAATTATTTTAGCACTGTAGTGCAGTACAACTGTTTGTCACAGCAGTGCAACCACTTTAGAAACAAATAAATGGATAATTTGATGTATTttaatattgtattatttatacCAGCATTTCTTTAGAAAGTTTCCAAACTAAATACTGGTATGTTGAAAGCTGTTGTGtcggccagtggtgtagtggtgcctggagaagtgggtatacagTACTCTAATTTagtaaaacattttccaaacggCCCAGTGAAGGAAAGGCCCCCTGTGTGAACAGCATGAGACACAGTGACATAcactctgaatgacctaaaaTTATAAATCCCATATTGATCTTTAACAGTCAGACCAActcaagctgtactgttcatattggtctttcacagtcaggccaacccaagctgtactgttcagtaggataatagtagatcaacccaagctgtactggtcagtaggataatagtagatcaacccaagctgtactggtcagtaggataatagtagaccaacccaagctgtactgttcagtaggataatagtagaccaacccaagctgtactgttcagtaggataatagtagaccaaccca is a genomic window of Salmo trutta unplaced genomic scaffold, fSalTru1.1, whole genome shotgun sequence containing:
- the LOC115187343 gene encoding scavenger receptor cysteine-rich type 1 protein M130-like, which codes for MREVKVACRDLDCGNPVCESRRPLVEDGRGISLFSCSGDASSIRQCDITVGRGDCDGEYYHHVTCSESVRLVDGAGLCSGRVEVKSNQSWASVCEADFDRQDAEVVCGELGCGAPAALQGGLYGEGEGQTWDKEFQCKGKESLLLDCDTSDRENNTCLPGNAVGLTCSEPDDVRLVGGGSRCAGGVERYDQGEWRTVGAGDWARTRISWSSLKSP